The following coding sequences are from one Comamonas koreensis window:
- a CDS encoding RnfH family protein: MADTAAGAALMQIEVVWAQNGQPQTVQLQLAAGASLAQALAAAGQQTGQVFADAQDAGIWGRVRPRSQLLADGDRVELYEALKVDPKKARRERFAKQGARGAGLFARRRPQSKAGYGA; the protein is encoded by the coding sequence ATGGCTGATACCGCAGCGGGCGCCGCGCTGATGCAGATTGAGGTGGTCTGGGCCCAGAACGGCCAGCCCCAGACGGTGCAGCTGCAGCTGGCCGCCGGTGCCAGCCTGGCCCAGGCCCTGGCAGCGGCTGGCCAGCAAACCGGCCAGGTGTTTGCCGATGCGCAGGATGCGGGCATCTGGGGCCGGGTGCGGCCCCGCAGCCAGCTGCTGGCCGATGGGGATCGGGTGGAGCTGTACGAAGCCCTCAAGGTCGACCCCAAGAAAGCGCGCCGTGAGCGCTTTGCCAAGCAGGGCGCCCGTGGCGCCGGCCTGTTTGCCCGGCGCAGGCCGCAGTCCAAGGCCGGTTACGGCGCTTAA